In the genome of Fulvivirga maritima, one region contains:
- a CDS encoding S41 family peptidase: protein MKHNLPLTKFFVILSLLAFTLTSCNDDDDDSNNKNEEINSWIYNVMDQVYLWTTSMPSQDNVNTNADPSDFFESLLYSGDRFSVIYPDYEELLNQLNGVTYEAGFEFQLLLLAQGSNEVVMVLLYVKPGSPADDAGLKRGDIITEINGNGITTENYESVVPLIYEDFSATYSSYNTSSELYESKGSVNLAVEVIEENPNYMDTVYTINNSKIGYYVYNFFAQGSNGAYDNQMDDIIASFQTEGINELVLDLRYNGGGSVNSAINMGSLIGSDVNSSKIFFSSIYNDLYQNYFESQPNPDEELNTRFLDKANNIGNQINHLYILVSGHTASASELIINGLDPYMDITIIGETTVGKNVASTSIQDDENPDNNYGLLPIIARLQNSQGYSDFENGFTPLGDNYINEFDSPLTELGDIHEILLRRAIELITGSNPNGRVAHRAKTFSYEKLPVSSIDRRPGTNRAILAQPE from the coding sequence ATGAAACATAATTTACCACTTACTAAATTCTTTGTAATCCTATCTTTATTGGCTTTCACCCTCACATCATGCAATGATGATGATGACGATTCGAACAATAAAAATGAAGAAATCAATAGCTGGATTTACAATGTAATGGACCAGGTATACCTCTGGACCACTTCCATGCCTTCGCAAGACAATGTTAACACCAATGCTGACCCCTCTGATTTTTTCGAAAGCCTACTTTATAGTGGTGATCGATTTTCAGTTATTTACCCTGATTATGAAGAGCTTCTCAATCAGCTTAATGGTGTAACTTATGAAGCAGGTTTCGAATTTCAGCTTTTACTTTTAGCTCAGGGTAGCAATGAAGTAGTGATGGTACTTTTATATGTAAAACCAGGTTCACCTGCTGACGATGCAGGCCTTAAAAGAGGTGATATAATTACCGAAATTAATGGTAATGGCATTACTACTGAAAATTATGAATCCGTTGTACCTCTTATTTATGAAGATTTCTCGGCCACATATTCCAGTTATAATACATCATCTGAGCTATATGAAAGCAAAGGTTCTGTGAATTTAGCTGTAGAAGTGATAGAAGAAAATCCTAATTATATGGACACTGTTTACACCATAAATAACAGCAAAATAGGCTATTACGTTTATAACTTCTTTGCCCAAGGAAGCAATGGCGCTTATGATAATCAAATGGATGACATCATTGCTTCTTTCCAAACAGAAGGCATCAACGAACTGGTACTTGACCTTAGATATAACGGTGGCGGCAGTGTTAACTCAGCCATCAACATGGGTAGCTTAATAGGAAGTGATGTTAATTCATCAAAAATATTCTTTAGCAGCATCTATAATGATCTTTACCAAAATTACTTTGAAAGTCAGCCCAACCCTGATGAAGAACTAAACACAAGGTTCCTTGATAAGGCTAATAACATTGGGAACCAAATTAATCATTTATACATTTTAGTAAGTGGCCATACAGCTTCCGCTAGTGAACTGATCATCAACGGATTAGATCCTTACATGGATATAACTATTATTGGAGAAACCACTGTTGGTAAAAATGTAGCCTCCACATCTATTCAAGATGATGAAAACCCAGACAACAATTATGGCTTACTACCTATCATTGCTAGGTTACAAAACAGCCAGGGTTACTCTGATTTTGAAAATGGCTTCACTCCTCTTGGAGATAATTATATTAATGAATTTGATAGCCCTCTTACAGAACTGGGAGACATTCATGAAATATTACTGAGAAGAGCTATTGAATTAATCACGGGCTCCAACCCAAATGGCAGAGTGGCTCATAGAGCAAAAACATTTTCCTATGAAAAACTGCCCGTTTCTTCTATTGACAGAAGGCCGGGAACAAACAGAGCCATACTTGCACAACCCGAATAA